Proteins found in one Deinococcus apachensis DSM 19763 genomic segment:
- a CDS encoding SIR2 family protein → MPTPAVEGLEFRQVAPLLAALYRDGLLTPFVGSGMSLGAPGQPACTSWRTFLVRLAAGAGLPDVPPDFLDPGRPPTPEQCYRLADKVTMVLRARPPGVRDEVFRQALKEAPEFIAPTPQLRALTRLYWPLVLTTNYDDLYWAARQATLRAEGHPSEPLAVLGRSLPDCHRVLRSLSEPSRPVLWALQGYLGGQCAPPEASVPSDARRRTLALEVVAGHQQYQRAIHAVPHFRRAFGEVFRRRSLLFLGSGLLENYLVDLFSEILYHQGPGQMPHFALLRRTGAPDLYDPAFLQTRLGVVPVFYDRHDEVPAFLEDLARDVRWPRDQPPPPASFAQVEELRYTLQPPPADHAVRLVLRRGRVSPGQVDWAAGDALVLSAGRREGRPVLGNQALALDALAPCPGVSLPPEPGEWEATGTGHQVFQYGDAALFAVVARTSDEGRNDRDLSVIAPAVCTALAAVEQTGRHGRVHILPVAAGRSAHWNPIHPFAQVLRGVRLFVTGVPVRTLREIILYIDHPGVWHPLMAGKLPVTALLSSDIQQYTVDLRDAAGESEVLSVTSPDATSTVVRLLATCGLTNPGEWDIQLDPPLAAALPVTPETVVVPTMNLRLRPRRA, encoded by the coding sequence ATGCCCACTCCAGCGGTGGAGGGCCTGGAGTTCCGGCAGGTCGCCCCCCTGCTGGCCGCGCTGTACCGCGACGGCCTGCTCACCCCGTTCGTGGGGTCGGGCATGAGCCTGGGGGCGCCGGGGCAGCCCGCCTGCACGAGCTGGCGGACCTTTCTCGTCCGGCTGGCGGCGGGCGCGGGGCTGCCGGACGTGCCCCCCGACTTCCTGGACCCTGGCCGTCCCCCCACCCCGGAACAGTGCTACCGCCTGGCGGACAAGGTCACGATGGTGCTGCGCGCCCGCCCGCCCGGGGTCCGCGACGAGGTGTTCCGGCAGGCGCTCAAGGAGGCCCCGGAGTTCATCGCGCCGACGCCGCAGCTCCGGGCGCTCACGCGCCTGTACTGGCCGCTGGTGCTCACCACCAATTACGACGACCTGTACTGGGCGGCCCGCCAGGCCACGCTGCGCGCCGAGGGCCACCCCTCCGAGCCCCTGGCGGTGCTGGGCCGCTCCCTCCCGGACTGCCACCGGGTGCTGCGTTCCCTGTCCGAGCCCAGCCGCCCGGTGTTGTGGGCACTGCAGGGGTATCTGGGCGGCCAGTGCGCGCCGCCGGAGGCGTCGGTGCCCTCCGACGCCCGGCGCCGGACCCTGGCGCTGGAGGTGGTGGCCGGGCACCAGCAGTACCAGCGCGCCATCCACGCGGTGCCGCACTTCCGCCGGGCCTTCGGCGAGGTGTTCCGCCGCCGCTCCCTGCTGTTCCTGGGGTCGGGCCTGCTGGAGAACTACCTCGTGGACCTGTTCAGCGAGATCCTCTACCACCAGGGACCCGGCCAGATGCCACACTTCGCCCTGCTGCGGCGCACCGGCGCGCCGGACCTGTACGACCCGGCGTTCCTGCAAACCCGCCTGGGCGTCGTCCCCGTCTTCTACGACCGCCACGACGAGGTCCCGGCCTTTCTGGAGGACCTCGCGCGGGACGTGCGCTGGCCGCGCGACCAGCCGCCGCCGCCCGCCAGCTTCGCGCAGGTGGAGGAACTCCGCTACACCCTCCAGCCCCCCCCGGCCGACCACGCCGTGCGCCTGGTGCTGCGCCGGGGCCGGGTCTCCCCGGGCCAGGTGGACTGGGCCGCCGGGGACGCCCTGGTGCTCAGCGCGGGGCGCCGGGAAGGGCGACCGGTCCTGGGCAATCAGGCGCTGGCCCTGGACGCCCTCGCCCCGTGTCCGGGCGTGAGCCTTCCCCCGGAGCCCGGGGAGTGGGAGGCTACGGGAACGGGGCACCAGGTCTTCCAGTACGGGGACGCGGCGCTGTTCGCCGTGGTCGCCCGGACCTCGGACGAGGGGCGCAACGACCGCGACCTGAGCGTGATCGCGCCCGCCGTCTGCACCGCCCTCGCCGCGGTGGAGCAGACTGGGCGGCACGGGCGCGTCCATATTCTGCCGGTGGCGGCTGGGCGCAGCGCACACTGGAATCCCATCCACCCGTTCGCGCAGGTGCTGCGGGGGGTGCGGCTGTTCGTCACCGGGGTGCCTGTGCGGACGCTGCGGGAGATCATCCTGTACATCGACCATCCCGGGGTGTGGCACCCGCTGATGGCGGGCAAACTCCCGGTCACCGCGCTGCTGTCCTCGGACATCCAGCAGTACACCGTGGACCTGCGCGACGCGGCCGGGGAGTCGGAGGTGCTGAGCGTCACCTCGCCGGACGCCACCTCCACCGTGGTGAGGCTCCTGGCGACCTGCGGGCTCACCAACCCCGGGGAGTGGGACATCCAGCTCGACCCCCCGCTGGCGGCGGCCCTGCCCGTCACCCCGGAGACGGTCGTCGTGCCCACCATGAACCTGCGGCTGCGCCCCCGCCGAGCGTGA